A portion of the Natronococcus sp. AD-5 genome contains these proteins:
- the mce gene encoding methylmalonyl-CoA epimerase: protein MHFDHAGIATDDARELAELYADLFDLEIAHEEEFDGMRVVFLDCGDGYFELLEPLEGGTIAQYLERDGPGIHHLALATDDVGAALETARDRGVELVDEEPRPGAWGHTVAFLHPKDTGGILIEFVEH from the coding sequence ATGCACTTCGATCACGCAGGGATCGCGACCGACGACGCACGCGAGCTCGCGGAACTGTACGCGGACCTGTTCGACCTCGAGATCGCCCACGAAGAGGAGTTCGACGGGATGCGCGTCGTCTTCCTCGACTGCGGCGACGGCTACTTCGAGCTGCTCGAGCCCCTCGAGGGCGGGACGATCGCGCAGTACCTCGAACGCGACGGGCCCGGGATCCACCACCTCGCGCTCGCGACCGACGACGTCGGGGCCGCGCTCGAGACCGCGCGCGATCGCGGCGTCGAACTCGTCGACGAGGAGCCGCGACCCGGGGCGTGGGGCCATACCGTCGCGTTCTTGCACCCGAAGGATACCGGCGGAATCCTGATCGAGTTCGTCGAACACTGA